DNA from Eucalyptus grandis isolate ANBG69807.140 chromosome 5, ASM1654582v1, whole genome shotgun sequence:
CTTTAAACGAGCTGAAGATATGATTAGAGAGCTTGAGGGCGAAGTCACAATTAAGAAAGAGTTGATCAACAGATTCACCTAAACGCTTACACGTACAACACCAGTCGGTGAGTGCTCAGAATATTATACATCTTCCGACTCAGTGAAATCTATCATAGATGTGGTAATTTTATCCCTGCACATCTATTAACTTTGGAAGATAAGGTTAGCGTGATTGGTATCGCTCCCCAGTATGTGGTGATTCTTTGATATATGGCTTCACCTGACATACTGATTTAGCAATTTGTGTTTTCCAGACATGCCAGTGAATCTTCTTTCAATCGACTGCAACTGAGCCAACAAGGATAAGAAACAGAGGGAATGATAGATAcatacatgcatgcatgcaaaCGAACATATTGTGGCTGATTTTTCTATTGTCCTTATGTTTGTCCTCAGTTgcctttattcttctttctcaagTTGTGCTGAGAGATGGAGTTGCCTTATATTTCTCATTATgatattcctttttcttggtGAAGCCAAGCCGACACTTCCCACAAATTTTGAAGAGGATACATGGGCAAAGCTCAAAGCAGCTATAAATGCAATATTCTTAAAGCAACCTGTTTCCTGTAGTTTGGAGGATTATTATCAGGtagatttctctctcttctatcACCTGGATTCAATCCTTTTGATGCATGCTACATCGTTTATCAAATTTGTTGTCTGTAGGCTGTCAACGACCTCTGCCTACACAAATTGGGgggaaatctttatcaacgAATTGAGAAAGAGTGTGAAACACATATTTCAGCGGTGCTGCAGACTCTCGTCGGCCAGAGCCCAGATTTGGCAGTTTTTTTATCACTTGTTGAGAGATGCTGGCAGGATTTCTGTGACCAGATGCTGATGATTCGCGGCATAGCCTTATATTTGGATAGAACCTACGTGAAGCAAAACCCAAATGTTCGGTCGTTATGGGACATGGGGTTGCAACTTTTCCGAAAGCATCTTCATTTGTCAGTGGAAGTTGAGCATAAAACTGTCACCGGTCTCTTAAGAATGATTGAAAGGGAAAGGTACAATCTTTGTTTTATACATGATCTGTAGCATTTGCTTAAATTACAAGGATGATTGAAGAAATAACTTGACACTTGAGTCGACCCTGTCttctttttggggaaaaaaaatgttagacGCAACATGGAGGGAAATACAAATGGTTGACTCAAGTCTCAATGAATAATTGTGAAGCTCCAAGAAGATGCCTGTGTTTCAGAAAAAAGTTTGTTTCAGCCAAGCTTCGttatagaaaaaaaggaaacttgATGTGATCTCCACATGATTATGATGCTCTGGCTCACTGCAAGAAATGGAAAGAGTTATATTAAGTTTGAGACACAACATCTATGCAAGTTATCTAGTAGGAATTCTTTGGTTTGGTTCCTGTCACCAGAAAGATGTAGTTAAATGAACCCTTTCTATACAGATctcctcccccaaaaaaaaaaaaaaaaaaaaaaaaagcggggGTGTctctaataataaataaaataagtatctagaaattttgagtcaaaGTCTTTTCCTTATCTAGTTGTGCTAAGCTTTCTTCTGTTGAATTCTTTAGTGGAATGGGCAaagttcttttggaaattttaacCACCTAAGAAAGTTGTTGACCAGACTTTACCGATCAATCAACCAAGTTCTCCTCATACAATGGATATATGACTCTAATGGAAGATTTTCTTGGTAACGTTCTGTGGTTGCACTAAAATTAGAATAATCCTTGTAAATGTGGATTGAATTCAACAGTATGGTGGTTCAGCTTGTATAAGATAAACAATGTCAAAGATAATACTGCTTATACTAACAAATGATAACATTCTCTATGAAGATTGTGTAATAATCCTGATTTTCTATTTGTCCTGAGCTTAGCAAGAAGAGATTAAACTTCTCGGTTGTAGCTTATGCATTTATTGTGCTGGGGAGATGAGTACCTTATGCATATATTGTGCTGGGTATTGCATCAGATGTGTGAGTTGTGCCAGGCCCTACAGAACATTTCCTGTTGTGAAATATTCTTGTTGCATATGGTTTATCTTTGGCAGTTTGCTTAATCCTTTTCAGTTGTCTTCTTGAGGTAGCTGATTGTGTCTAATGTCTAAATAAGACTTTTGCTGTGGTTTAACTATTTCCCTTGGATAATGATCTTTGATTTTTAGGTTGGGTGAAGCAGTTGATCGGACACTTCTTAATCATCTTCTGAAGATGTTTACAGCTCTAGGAATTTATGCAGAAAGTTTTGAGAAGCCATTCCTTGAGTGCACATCCGAATTTTATGCGGCTGAAGGCATGAAGTACATGCAGCAGTCAGATGTTCCAGACTACATGAAACATGTGGAGGTAAGTGAATTTTCTTCCATAGCAATACTTGATTGTTACTTTTGAAGAAAGTGATTTTCTTTAATTAGCTTGTAGTTAGCTGTTAAATAACTTTCTGGTGAAAGTTTTTGTGAATTAAGAGGTGAAAGAAATGGTTTTCTGTTTTTCATCAAAGCTGTTTAGATTTGTACGTGGAGatgaagttttaatttttagtgTGGGGTGTAGTTAAAGCATGTCATTTTGGAAAATGTGTTTTTATTTGTCAGAATTACTTAATATAAAGAAGTTTTGCAGGTTAGGTTGCATGAAGAACATGAGAGGTGCTTGCTCTACCTTGATGCTAGTACAAGGAAGCCTCTAATTGCTACTGCAGAAAGGCAACTTCTAGAACGACATATACCTGCTATTCTTGATAAGGTATAAAAACAGCGATTCCTTTTCAGTGTCTTCTTCCACCACCCCTGCATCTTTCTTGTGCACGTAAGTATGCAcaagtttctttctttcaaaattaCTGTATGTGTATCATGAACaagtttctttctttcactGTATCCATGTCCATAGAACTATCCCTACTAAGATCTCTATTTACTTGTATGTGTGCACCAGAgtgattctttttttgtatttgctTTGTAAATGTTTTTCTCTGATTTTCTAGGGATTCATGATGCTGATGGATGGAAATCGTATTGAGGACCTTCAGAGAATGTACCAATTGTTTGCAAGGGTAAACGCCTTGGAGTCATTAAGACAAGCACTTAGCTTGTACATACGGCAAACTGGTCAGGGTATTGTCatggatgaagaaaaagataaggACATGGTGCCGTCTCTTTTGGAGTTTAAGGCTTCTCTAGATGCAATATGGGAGGACAGTTTTTCGAAGAATGAAATGTTTTGCAACACTGTCAAGGATTCATTTGAGCATCTAATCAATCTTCGTCAGGTTTGTGTCTTTCTTGCttgctttttgttctttgtgTTGTACTTTGAAATTATGACTAGTAGATCCTCTGTTTCTATGAAGAATGGATATTCCTATACCTCTCTTGGTGgctaaattttgaggaattgaCTTGATAGAATTTGTGGGCATGTTTCCTTTTCTGTGATATGGAATTTGGTCAGAGCGTGTAAACATTAAGAGGAAAATTCGTgacactaaattgcaaaatatggGCAGGTGAGAAATTGATTGACCATCAAGGGGTGATTTTTTACtcctatttttgagaaaaaaatgaatggagAATGATATTTGGGGATAGTCATATTTCATAAGGGGGGGAATTGGAGTTTAGTCCTCCATGTATTGGGGGTTGTGGGGCTCATTGAATCTTGAACTTAAGGTGTTCATCCCTGTAGCGCCACTTTAGGCAATCGTCACCACTTATATCTGTTTGTTAAGACATGTGAAGTGCATCTTTCTTTTGGGTTTTCAGATGAAATGACTATCTGGCTcttaattgaatgaaattacattaagaaaattgaatgcgaacaaaaagaaacaaagaaaaaaattaaaattttgtggCAACCACTGTGGAAATAGCTTGAGGTTAGTGGCAATAACCTTTGTAATGCTGAACACGTGGTCCATACCAATTCAGCTCACTTAGAATGTACAAATGACCACTGCCGCGATGTAGGGAAAATTGCATTGCAAATTCTAAATCTTTACAGCTCCAGACCATTGCCATAATGTAGGGAAAATTGCAATGCGAATTCTAAATCTTTACGTAAAGTACTCGGGTCTAGGACATTTGAACTGGTGAAATCAAGTCTTAGgcctttatggaaaaatcaatCAGATCCTAAATTTATGCTAAGAATACAATCTAAAGCTGTCACGTGGGCAAATTATAAGTGTCACATAGGCAATCTTAGGTTTTGTTTACCTAGGGGACTTGACTGCACTTTTTAAAATGTATTAAGATTTGGTTGCATTCTGCATTTATGGTAAAGGACTTTCAGTACACTTTTCCATGCACATGTATCATGCTCAATGTCCATCAATGATTATTGACTTGGGAAAagacatttcattttatcaaaatggTCTTATCTATGTAAAGCATTTTGACCTTTGATGTTGAGCAAAATGTGCAGAGTGGACATGAGAATGCTTCATTGAATTAGTGGACattaggaaaaaagaaggaagaagtaGTTGTAATGGAATTTCTGTAGCTTGAAATAAGGATAAGCGGGAGATATTCTTTCGAGGTGATTTGTATATGAGAAAGATGAACTTTATACAACTCTGTGATGAATATGGTGGTTGAAAGGGAACATGGAAATTCTAAAGCCTAAACAACTGGGATTCTTGACTTTCCAGACCTTTTGACTCTGTCCTCTAATTGATTacatgtgaatgtgtggcatctcctttgtgccacttaagtcaattttattgattaagttaaaaaaataaataaatcaaaacctTTAGTTTTTGATTGTCATGGGGATTATGGGAAGGACAGCATGAGCAATTGGAAATTGGAAAGGAGTGTTTCAAGCACTGTTGTACCGaccgtccctctctctctatatatatgcGAGATATTACTGTACAGTGGCTTGAAGGTTAGAATTTTGGTGCTATTAGATCAAGGAGGAAGTGCATTAAGATACTTTGGATGGGTGAAAAGATCTAGATGTCGCATAAAATCATGTGGTTTTATTGGGTAGGCCTATGCCAATAATGCTTAGGAAGGTTGAAGAATGGACTAATGCATGAAATGGGATGGCTTGCTCATGGAATTCCTATGTATACTTATGCTTAAAGAAGTCAGATGATTCTAGTGTCAGGAGGACTAAACATGTTTTATTCACAAAAGTTGCTCAGAAAAGGTGCCAGCATGCAAAAACAGCATTACAGAATGGAGTTTGCTGCTGACAAAATAAAATGATGGAACTGATTGGGTTCTTACCGTCCCTGCATATTATGAGTATGCGTGTTAGGTGCGAGAATGATGGGCCAGATATGGCATATATTATCCTCTATGGATCGGTCTCTTGTGGAATTGTAGAATTAATGCTCTTTGGACTATTTGATAGAAAAGTAGCTTGTATATTGTTTATGTATCgcctaaggaaaaaaaaaataattgcttacaTATAttgcaacttgaattgattacTTGTTCATTGGTGTTGTGAGAATTTTGCAGCTAATGACTGATTTGCTTCTCATGACAGAACCGACCAGCTGAGTTAATTGCGAAGTTTCTTGATGAAAAGTTGCGTGCTGGTAATAAAGGAACCTCAGAAGAGGAATTGGAGAGTATACTTGATAAAGTTCTGGTTTTGTTTAGGTTCATCCAGGTTAGCTTGCTATATCTAATACGCAGTACTGTGATTCAAATAAAATGTGGAAACTTTGCTGGAGAATGTGAACTATTTTCACTCACCTTCCCTTTTTTAAGGAAGTCATATGgaattgatttttcattataGGGAAAAGATGTGTTTGAAGCATTCTACAAGAAGGATCTTGCAAAGAGACTGTTATTGGGGAAGAGTGCTTCCATTGACGCAGAAAAATCCATGATCACAAAGGTCAAGGACATGTTTGTCATTAAGCACAATATgacttgatttttcttttctctgtctATTTTAACTTAGACTAGCAATATTTTGACAAACTGTGTACTGTTAATTCAGCTGAAGACCGAGTGTGGTAGTCAGTTCACAAACAAACTTGAAGGAATGTTCAAGGTGCGTCTTTGTTGCAGACTTTGTTTTGAACCATTTGAATCTGCTTTTTCTTATTGTagatatatttttttcactGTCACCAAAAAATCATATTAGATGATCTGATACCTGTTTTATGCTAAGAAAATCCATGCGAAAAATTGTGGTCAGGAGAAAAGGTCAAGCCTATCTATCCATTCCTTTTCAATTGAGTTCAGTGTTTCAATATGATTTACCTTCTTCCATGCTACTAGAATAAAtaattctttcctctttttgggAAGTGATGGCTTCCTGCTTCAATTCTTGTAATGCCTATGCTTGTAGtactgaaaggaaaaataaaatatggtaGAGGGTGTACTTGGGTAGTtttaaagtctctaaatatgcTTTGAGGATGTCATTTTCCCATTTGGTGTAAGTTTCTTGAAATTTCtacctttttcaatttttaatgtgTCTCAATAAGACTTCTCCTATTTTTGCCTTTCTTAACTATGTCTTAAGGGCACTTGTTTCAGCTTCAAGCAACGTGTAGTTGGCAGATGACTGATTTAgccttcattttctattttttggctGAGTATTTAGCCTTCATCTTCTGTATTTTTGGCTGAGTATTTAGCGTTCATCTTACTTGCTAAGAATTTGTTGCCAATCTTACTCCTTATCTGAAGAGTAtgactttttaataattttatccaGTTCCCATGAGAAATTGATCATTGAAGGAGCTTTTGCGAAATGTTTCTCTTTAAGAATTGCTCCACGGAGGTTCTATACTACTGCTGATATTATTGTGCAATCGTTTTGAGAAGACTCTTCCCTTCTGTATTTTAGATAGGGTGGTCAGGGTGATCATCATTGGCCTAGAATTGAAATGTTACCACATGTTTCAAAAGCAGTTAGGCAGAATCTTAGTGTGCGTAtagtaacgtttctatttccgggaacagtttcttttcagaaacacttttttttttttttgttctcgggaacagttTCTGAGTATTTGAACGCATTtggtaattacacaaaatttctgttctcgggaaagaaatgcgtttggtacgacttgatatatttttatgatttagaatttcttttaatttattaataattttattacattcttctttttttcttttctttttttctttttcttctccttacGGGcgagcgaccggccaaaaaaggGTTGGCAAGG
Protein-coding regions in this window:
- the LOC104444840 gene encoding cullin-4, which gives rise to MSHPTKRFATSASTTGPSSSSSSSGDGAAPSPFAAPPMKKAKSQAVAGSLDSTTAHKNGLHPHPAKQQSQQPGFDPESDVVFDPATMSLEDGMKSDDMVAGHSVAANLSRKKATPPQPAKKLVIKLLKAKPTLPTNFEEDTWAKLKAAINAIFLKQPVSCSLEDYYQAVNDLCLHKLGGNLYQRIEKECETHISAVLQTLVGQSPDLAVFLSLVERCWQDFCDQMLMIRGIALYLDRTYVKQNPNVRSLWDMGLQLFRKHLHLSVEVEHKTVTGLLRMIERERLGEAVDRTLLNHLLKMFTALGIYAESFEKPFLECTSEFYAAEGMKYMQQSDVPDYMKHVEVRLHEEHERCLLYLDASTRKPLIATAERQLLERHIPAILDKGFMMLMDGNRIEDLQRMYQLFARVNALESLRQALSLYIRQTGQGIVMDEEKDKDMVPSLLEFKASLDAIWEDSFSKNEMFCNTVKDSFEHLINLRQNRPAELIAKFLDEKLRAGNKGTSEEELESILDKVLVLFRFIQGKDVFEAFYKKDLAKRLLLGKSASIDAEKSMITKLKTECGSQFTNKLEGMFKDIELSKEINESFKQSSQARTKLPSGIEMSVHVLTTGYWPTYPPMDVRLPHELNVYQDIFKEFYLSKYSGRRLMWQSSLGHCVLKADFPKGRKELAVSLFQTVVLMLFNDAQKLSFQDIRDSTGIEDKELRRTLQSLACGKVRVLQKVPKGRDVEDDDSFEFNEAFSAPLYRIKVNAIQMKETVEENTSTTERVFQDRQYQVDAAIVRIMKTRKVLSHTLLITELFQQLKFPIKPADLKKRIESLIDREYLERDKNNPQIYNYLA